CCAGTTTTAACGAAATAGTAAATTACATTTTTCGCCGAGGTCGAAGCAACAGCATATGTTGGATCGTAAATATTATGTTGACAGCACTCTCTTCCAGCAGGTGGGTGAATAACGAGAAGCGATTTAAAAATCCATTAAAAACGACGTGACGAGATGCTACCAGCAAAACTTCAACCGAGAAATTAATGTGCAAGGTAAAACGTAGTTTACAACTCGTTCAGTGAATGTAGTGATGTAGTTTATGTGTCCTTGGAAATCACGAAAAACCTTGCAAAGGACTCACTCGTGTATCTCGTGGAATTGTCAGCTTGATGGCCATTGTAATTCTACTGCGAAATTGTTTCGAAAAAGTGATCTTTACACCGTGTTTTTCAGGagaaaaattatgttaaaaacTCAAGAAAGAATGGTTTAGGGGAGCAGCAATTCATGGTGTTATTGTGGAGGAAATCATCTTTTAGCATTCGGAAAAATTAAAGGGTTTTATAAGTATTCTAATATGGTCAAGTcgcctaatttttttttgcggaaatGTACGGTTTGTTAAAGTAAAAAGTGTCTATATGCGATGACAAAATTCGTGACTTGCATTATATTTATTTTCCACCTGCAGTGATTTACATGCTCGACATAGTTACCAGTTGATAACATCCTGACATCTGCCAACAGTAATACACAATGAATActaaaatatgagaaaaaaacagaaactagtcttttgcatggaaaaaaaaacttagaatCTGATATTTTAATAAAGTGAAACGAAATTGGGTCAAGAATCGTCGTTCAAGCATTTACATGAACTTAAACATTAAATCGGAAATGGGTAAATTGCATTTCAGGTATTTAAAAGTGATGGAAATTGCTGACAAGTCATGCCATTCAAAGATTGTGCTAATTTGTTCTATCATAGGTTAATATCTTGCTCAGTTATCAGATTAAATTGAATAAGATGATAACAGTAAGCCAAACCAATTTGAGTCTTAACATTGCCGTGATTCAGGTAATTTTCCCCTCTGAACTCACAGGTGACAAAGccagagaagaaaaagaagaaaacggtTAAACCAAGAGATTTAAAAGAAGACAGAATAAGTTCCGCTACAGAAAGCATACTAACGAATCAGAAGCCCGGATGGCTAACGACACGGCAAAAGATCTCTCTAGTAAACAGCTCTGCTTTGTTTGCATcaatgcgattttcgtcatcgAGTTTGTCGTCATATTTATCATCAACGCTTACACGTTCACCGTCTTTGCAAGAAACCACAACTTGTGCAAGCGAACGACTTATCTAATTATAAATCTCACCATAGCGGACTTACTTTCGGGAGCGGTTTCAGGACCTTTGGAATTATTCTACATGAATCGGACATTGGACCTCCATCCAGGTTTTAGTTGGCAAAAACTGAGTAGCGTCACATTTCTGAGCATATTTACCATATCGTCGTTGACTAATCTTTCTTTAATCTCCTTAGAACGCCTTCATGCAACAGTTTATCCGTTTAGTCATTGTTCACTTGGGGGAAAGTTGTATTTTAAAGTCATTATATTCAGTTGGGTTTTATCTGTCTTGATCTCATGTGTGGACGCTGTTCTTTTCGTCTTCATGCCGGTTAAATTTTTTTACGCCTGGGCATCACATATCGTTTTCGCTCTTTTGATAATCGCGTTCTCTTACATAATCATTGCAGTTAAAGTCCACAAACATCCTCCTGCAATGCCTTATGGCACGACGGTTGCAGGTTCTGATACCAAATtatcaataacactttttaTAGTAACTCTTGTATCTCTGGTGACGACTTTACCGTGGGCCTTATATGCAGCCATCAAGCCTATGCATATTTGGAACAGAAAGTCCCACATTGAGAGTGAACTCGCTATTAACTACATCGTCCATGGACTCTATTACGCGTGTCCAGTTGCAAATCCATTGATTTATGCCATAAGAATGAAAGAGTTTAGGCAAGCAGTGATCAAAGGACTTCCTTGCAAGAGATCACACGAGGAGTCAAGACACAAATCAAGCAATTGAGCTTGACCCAGCCTGACGCTTGGGATTTGCAGAGGTAACAATCTTTTCCCCAGGACCCCTCGGTCCACGCGCGTTagaagagggtgctaatgggggtacccaattgtcagttaactactaatttttcggctaattgtcagttaactactatttttttggccaattgtcagttaactactaattttagttatctattaagttttattatctcagcgataataattgattcacaacccgaattttctttacttcaaaacgtaactggtaactaggtaaaggattcttcagataaaatttgatgacctcacctgcgctagaaccactttttaaaattttctttatatgtcttacatttctctggcaaaatttttctttccgccgactaaaatttcccgggaaaattaccgagaaatttatggaaaatctaaaacaagcaaacggaaaaattaaagctcaggtacgtgtggccccttaaatttgtcagtagaactctttgtagcgtagctttagttttagaacaaccgctttacgaaaattattcaacactagattctcatacaaacactgtaacttctcacgcgctttccttcatgtcaagaccgtgatacgatcattggttcgacagagagtatggaaaggaaaagatcaaaactcactgatgcttctgtccgctaaaatacggtgtgtccgctaactatagggtccgcttaataaaggttttactgtaatcagatatcttgctcattaatctgacagtgatctgaaaacgactcgtcgagtgtggtcaatccgcgtacgcgtgtggacaaaatttcaaacaaaaagacgaatcaaaatacgcaccatttagctcacttgtggcacttaccattagaaagggtagctccttccagctgggcctttgtcacaactgcaaaattttcggctttcccgtcaatcttttccagtcgaaacaactttaaatcgaagccagcaagtccgaacttttccgcttcctgtttgatttccatgaattctatcaaatgtttggaaggctatctccattgaattatgcttttcaatgtcgaacggtacacgacctctgtgccgttcgaatgccgatccttcatcatcgcaataaaagctgagaataaccttcaccaagccactcgacgccatcacgaagatcaaggtcaaagctccctggtgcctggtacgacgctctggcgcctttcgcatataatatcagttaatatgttacctggtcacgcagcgggacaggtaaaacgcacgaaatagctttgcagttaggaaaaacctttgttgcttttattaacaacaacaatcgtatttagtattattaatagaatatcacttaactgttaacttttcatttatcagttaactactaattttttggccaaatatcagttaactactatttttttggccaattgtcagttaactgttaaccccattagcaccctcttagAAGTGCAAGTTTTTTCCTTGTGCGTGCTCAGAATCGAAAACGCTAGTACGTATGGCAATATAAAGGTATATCTCGTAAAAATATCGAggatccgttaccaggattaATCATAGTAAAGTTGAACAggcgttctctggtaaaaattattaaaattatcaGACAGCCAGTCTACTGTCTGATAACATGAAGTGAACcgttaaaaaaaatgatttaagtATTGAAATAcgcataaattaaaaatatgtgaaaagaaTGTTCGGAGGAACGCTAAAAGTGCTTTTAATTTATGCATATCACTTTCTATATTTAAATGTTTTAACGGTTCAATTCATCTTATCATTTATGTTTATCCTTTGAAGACAGTAGACTGGATGTTATaatttttaccagagaacgccTATTCAACTTTACTATAAAGGAATCTGATCAGTGTTAAAAGTGATATTGCAAAAAGGAGTTCGGTGTAGTGAATTAGGGTACTATATCCGGGACATCTACATTCTATTTACAGTCGTCGTGCTTCTGCCCCGTGTTTGACGCATGCACGGATATTGAAGTTTATTATTTATTGAGGGCGGGTAACATAAGTCAAACCGTATGTCATCTTGTGTGGAACGAGAAAAAAACTGATTTAGGATACATTCTAGGGCAACTGCTACGCTCTATGAAAACAAGACGCTAAATGCCGTTTACGTGGGATGTTTATTTTTATGGAAAATATTTAACTCATCGCAATAGTAAGAAATCAAAAGCTACTCTAAAAGGTCGCTCATTTTGATCCTAAGGGGCATCGAATCTTTTTGCCCAACATCGAGACCGACTGTGCGTATTTGAATATGAAATATTCTAGAGTCGATGGGTATTTTCATGTCACTGAGTTTTTTCAGCCAACATCAGGGGAACTGGGAACGAATTCAAAAAGTAGAATTAGTGTTCGTT
The Montipora capricornis isolate CH-2021 chromosome 10, ASM3666992v2, whole genome shotgun sequence genome window above contains:
- the LOC138021379 gene encoding rhodopsin-like — encoded protein: MANDTAKDLSSKQLCFVCINAIFVIEFVVIFIINAYTFTVFARNHNLCKRTTYLIINLTIADLLSGAVSGPLELFYMNRTLDLHPGFSWQKLSSVTFLSIFTISSLTNLSLISLERLHATVYPFSHCSLGGKLYFKVIIFSWVLSVLISCVDAVLFVFMPVKFFYAWASHIVFALLIIAFSYIIIAVKVHKHPPAMPYGTTVAGSDTKLSITLFIVTLVSLVTTLPWALYAAIKPMHIWNRKSHIESELAINYIVHGLYYACPVANPLIYAIRMKEFRQAVIKGLPCKRSHEESRHKSSN